In Nisaea acidiphila, the DNA window GGATTTCCTGGACCAGATCGGCGTTTCGGAAAGCTCCGTCGAAGAATTCACAGCTCCGGGCTCCGACGTGGCTGATGGAAGCGAGGGGCTGACGCCTGTGCTTCTTCCGGCAGACATGCCCTATGCCGCTGCCAACGTGGCCGCCGACCAGCAGATTTCGATCATATTGAATCCCGATGCGTCCGACGGATCGGTCCTGATCATCCAGGGCGAAGGTCATGCCCGAATCCGCGGCGGCGACGGGAACGACAAGATCCAGGGCGGCAGCGGCAACGATACCGTCACCGGCGGCCTCGGAGACGACCAACTCCGCGGCGGCGCGGGAGACGATGAGGTCTTCGGAGGCATCGGCGACGATCTCATCTACGGCAACAAGGGCAATGACACCATCGGCTCCGACGAAGGTGCGGACAGATTCTTCGGCGGCCAGGGCAATGACGAGATCGCCGGTGGCAACGATGACGATATCCTGGCCGGAAATCGGGATGCCGACTTGCTCTACGGCAATTCCGGCTTCGACATTCTTTACGGCAACCAGCAGGACGACACGCTCTTCGGCGGCGCCGGCGACGATACCCTCTATGGCGGCCAGAACGCGGACACGCTGATCGGTGGACGGGGAGACGATGCTCTCCACGGAAATCTCGGGGGAGACCAGTTCGTTTTCCAGAGCAACAGCGGGGTCGACGTCATTTACGACTTTGTTGCCGGTACCGATATGATCCTCGTCGCCTCGAACATCAACGGGCTGCAGGTCACCGAAGCCAGCGATCTGTTGGACCGGATATCGAGCGATGCGACCGGAAATGCGGTGATCGATTTCGGCAGCGGAAACCTTGTCACGATCGACGGGTTGAGCGCGACCGATCTCGCAAACGACATTGCCTCTTACATCACGATCAACTGAGGAAGGGCAGACCGTTCGCAACGGACTCGCATACGACCACAACCGGAAGATGTAAATTTTTAGTGGTTTTATCGGTGGATATTTCACTATGAACAGCACCGCTCCAGACGCCGGATCGTACGATCCGGCCGCCCGCTTACTTCTCGCGAAATGCGCTCCAGGGCTGGCGCTCGGCCTGGCTCTGAGTTTCGCCATTTCGCTGACGATGTTCATTCCGCCGCTCTATATGTTGAAGCTTTTTTCCGACGTCACGACCAGCGGAAGCATCGCGACAGTGACCGGCCTCTCGATCCTGGCTCTGGGTGCCGTGCTGCTGTTCTGCGTCCTCGATTACCTCCGACACTGCACATATCACCGCCTCGCCGCCTGGTTTGCGCTCCGGTTGGGAGAACAGATGCTCGAGCCGATCGCGGCCCGTGCACTCGACCGTTCCGAAACCGCGACCGGGTTGATCGGCGACGTCAATCTCGTACGGGATTTCGTCTCGGGCGGCGCCCTCACCGCCGGTCTTGAGCTGGTCTGGACGCCCATGTTCTTTTTCGCGCTCTTCCTTCTGCACCCCTATTTCGGCTGGCTCGGGCTCGCCTCCGGAGCCGGGCTGCTGACACTGGCCATCGTGAATGAATTGCTTACCCGGCGGGCCGCTGCGGAAACGACCGCGAGAGCAGGCGCCGCCTATCGGGAAATCGGCAGCGCCCTGAACTTCCCGGAGACCCTGGAAGCGATGGGCATGCTGCGCCGCCTGGGCGGGCGCTGGCGGAAGCTGAACCTCGCGATGATTACGGCAAACATCCGCTGCGCCCACCGGCATTCCATATCGATGAGTGCGGCCAAGGGGCTCCGCATGAGCCTGCAAATCGCCGTGTTCGGCGGCGGCATGCTGCTGGTGATCGATCAGTCGGCGAGCGTCGGGACCTTGATCGCGGCCTCCATCATCCTGGTCCGCGCGCTTGCCCCGTTGGAGCAGTTGCTCGACCGCTGGCGGCTATGGGGCGCCGCCGGTGGCGCCATGCGTAGATTGAGTAAAGCGCTGGACATGCCGCCGAGGATCGTGCGCGGGACGATGACGCTGCCCCGGCCCTGCCGGTCGCTGGACCTGAAGAGGGTTGTTTTCGTCCCGCCGGGCAGCAGGCAACCTGTCATCCGGGGCGTCTCTCTCCACCTGGAATTTGGCAGCTTCGTTTGTATCGCGGGCGCTGCAGCTGCGGGAAAGACGACCTTGCTTAAACTCATCGCAGGGATGTGGGTGCCGTCCGCAGGGGCGCTGACCCTCGACGGTCATGACACGCACAGTTGGAACCGCGAGAATTTCGGGCGCCATGTCGGCTACCTGCCGCAATCGCTGCAACTCTTCGGTCCGAGCGTTCGCGCGGCCATTACGCGGCTGTCCGAAGACACGTCGGATCAAGTCATCGAAGCGGCAAGACGCGCCGGTATCCACGACGCGATCGGCCGCCTGCCGAAAGGCTACGACACGGACCTCGACACCGCCCTGCCATTGTTGAGCGACGGGCAGCGCCAGCAACTCGCCATCGCGCGCGCCTTCTATGGAAGTCCCGCCTTGCTCCTGCTAGACGAACCGGACGCAAGCCTGGACCAAGCTGCGGCCCAGGCGCTCGCTGCCAGTCTGCGCGCCTTCGCGAGGCAGGGACATCTCGTGCTCGTCTCCAGCCATAGAACGGACATGCTGCGGGCGGCCGATACAGTCGTTCTGCTCGACCAGGGAAGCGTCCTCAAGATCGCTTCGCCGCGCCCCGTATCCCAACAACGGGAGCTTCCCCTCCAGGCAATTCCGGAGATGGCCCCCACCCCGGAAACGGTCGAGGCATGACCGATCTCGCCACGACCCGGCTTCCGGACAGACCGCGTGTCGGGCGGCTCGCGCTCGGGGCTCTGCTGGCGATCCTCCTTTTCGTCGCCGGGGTCGCACTCTGGAGCCGTCTGGTTCCGATAAACGCCGCGATCCTCGCCGACGGCCGCATTACCGTGCAGTCTTACAGAAAGGACATCCAGACCAGAGAAGGCGGCCGTATCGACCAGATCCTCGTAAAGGAAGGCGCTGCCGTTTCAGCCGGCGACCCGCTGCTCCGTCTCGACCCTAGTCAGGCCTGGAGCGAGCACGACATCATCCGCGATCGGCTGATGCAGACCCTGGGACGCACTGCGCGTCTCAACGCAAGCCTGATCGGCGCCGACGCACCTGACTGGCCCGCAGAGCTGACGGGTGACCACGCCTCGCCGGAGAGTGCACGTGTCATGACGATCGAAGCCACCCTGTTCGAAGCCTGGGAGCGGGAGCGCGCGGGCAAGGAACGTGTGCTGGAGCGCAGGATCGCCGAGCTGCGCGAGGAGGCCGCCTCTCTTGCCGCGGAACTCCGCTCAACCGACCGGCAATTGCCGATGATCGAGGAGGAAACCGCCGATGTCGCAACGCTTCTCAGCAAGGGGCTTGAGCGCAAACCGCGCCTCCTGGCCCTGAAGCGCGCTCGTGAAAGCCTCATCGGAGAGCGGAACGCGCTCCGGCGGCGCATCGCGCAGGCCGAGGAAAACCTGGCGGCGGCGAAGCTCAATCTCACCGCATTTCGCAGCCAACAGAAGACCGAGCTTGCGGAGGCCCTGACAGAGGCCTCGAATGAAATCGCCACACTCCGCCAGCAGCTGAAGAGCGCGCGCGACAGATTGCGCAACACGGAACTCCGGTCGCCGGTCGCGGGCGAAATCGTCGACCTCGCGTTTCATACCGTGGGCGGCGTGGCCGCGCCCGGCGAGACGATCATGAGCATCGTGCCCCGTGCCGACGAACTGGTGGTGGATGCCCGCGTGCGGGCGGGAGATATCGACGGGATCTATCGCGGCCAGCTCGCAGAAGTCCGGATCGGCGCCTACCGCTGGCGCAACCGCCCGCCGCTCGCCGCCCGCGTGATCCGGGTCTCGGCCGACCTGCTGGAGGATCCGGCGACCGGGCGGCAGTATTACGAGGCCCGGCTCCGCTTCGAGGCCGGTGGCGAGACCGCCGACCTCAAGACCGGTATGGCGGCGGATATCGCCTTCCTCACCGAGGAGCGCACCGCCGCCGATTACCTTCTGGGCCCGGTCGGCCGGGAGCTGTTCCGGGGATTCCGGGAGCCTTGAAACTCAAGCGTTGCCGGTCAGATATTCCATCGCCGCCTGGGCGCCGCCCTTCTTGTGCGGCACGCCGGCGACCGCGAGGCCCATCTCGACGCCGGAGAGCGTGCCCATCAGCATCAGGTCGTTGAAGTAACCCAGATGGCCGATGCGGAAGACCTTGCCCTTCACCTTGCCGAGACCGGAGCCGAGCGACATGTCGAACTTGTCGAGCACCACCTCGCGGTACTTGTCGGCGTCGTGGCCGTCCGGCATCAGCACGGCTGTCAACACGGGGCTGTATTCATCTGCGTTCTGGCAGAGCACCTCGAGGCCCCAAGTCTTCACTGCGCGGCGGGTCGCCTCGGCCCAGCGGTCGTGCCGGGCGAACACGTTCTCCAGCCCCTCCTCCATCATCATGTCGCAGGCCTCTTTCAGGCCGTAGAGCAGGTTGGTGGCGGGGGTGTAGGGGAACCAGCCGTCCTTGTTCATGCCGATCTGGTGCTGCCAGTCCCAGTAGGACCGGTTGATCGTCGCCTTCTCGGACGCCTTCAGCGCCTTCGGGCCAACCGCGTTGAAGCTGAGGCCCGGCGGCAGCATGAGGCCCTTCTGCGAGCCGCTGATGGTGACGTCCGCGCCCCATTCGTCGTGCCGGTAATCGGCCGAGCCGAGGCCCGAGATCGTATCGACGAGGAGCAACGCCGGATGCTTCGCCGCGTCGATCGCCTTGCGCACCGCCCTGATGTTCGAGGTGACGCCGGTCGAGGTCTCGTTATGGACGACGCAGACGCCCTTGATCTCGTGCGCCTTGTCCGCCTTCAGCCGCTCCTCGATCGCCGCCGCGTCGACGCCGTGGCGCCAGTCGCCCGGAATGACTTCCGGCTTCAGGCCGACGCGGGTCGCGAGCTCGGACCAGAGGGTGGAGAACTGGCCGGTCTCGAACATCAGCACCCGGTCGCCGGGGTTCATGGTGTTGACCAGAGCCGCTTCCCAGGCGCCGGTGCCGGAGGACGGGAAGATCACCACCGGGCATTCGGTCTTGAAGATCGGCTTCACCTTCGCCAGCACCTCGTTCGCCAGCTTCTGGAACTCGGGGCCGCGATGGTCGATGGTCGGCTGCCCGATGGCGTGCAGGATCCGGCCGGGGACATGACTCGGTCCCGGGATCTGCAGGAAATGGGGGCCGGACTTGTAGGTCATTGCTCTTCTCCAGAGGATGGGATCACGCCAGCGCGCGGTCCAGGATGGTTGCGACATGGACCGCCTCGCGGGCGGCGCCGTCCTTGATCTGATGGCGGCAGGAGGTGCCGTCGGCGACGAGCACGGTGTCCCCGTCGGCGGCGCGCACGGCGGGCAGCAGGTCGCGCTCCGCCATGGCCATGGAGACCTCCAGGTTCTTCTTCTCGTAACCGAAGGCGCCGGCCATGCCACAGCAACTCGAATTGATCACTTCGACTTCCATGCCGGGCACGAGGCGCAGCGCGCTCTCGACCGCGCCCATGGCGGCGAAGGCCTTCTGATGGCAGTGGCCGTGCACCAGCGCCTTCCTGGCGACCGGTTTGAAACTGGCGGAGATCTTTCCCGCCTTTTGCTCGCGGGCAATGAATTCCTCGAACAGCAGCGCATGCTCGGCGACGAGATCGGTCTCCGCGCCCGGAAGCATCGCCTTGAACTCATCCCGGAGCGTGAAGAGGCAGGAAGGTTCCAGCCCGACGACGGGAATGCCTCGGCGGATATAGGGCAGGTAGGCGGCGATCATCCGGCGCGCTTCCGTTTTCGCCTCGTCTACGAGACCGGAAGCGAGAAAAGTCCGGCCGCAGCAGAGATGGCGCCCACCCTCTGCGCGCGGATCGACGACATGCACCCGGTAGCCGAGACGCTGCAGCACGCGCAGGGCGGCGCGGAGATTCTCCGGCTCGAAATAGGTGCTGAAGGTATCGTTCAGCAGCACCACGTCACGCCCGTCGCTCTCGTCCGGATCGCCCCCCTCCGCCTCGGCCCCAGAGAACGGCGCATCGCTCCAGACCGGCAAGCTGCGCTTCGCGCTGAAGCCAAGCAGCCATTCGGAGAGTCCCTTCAGACCCGGCACAACGTCACGGGCATTGGCGAGATAATCGAACCGCGAGGCCGCTTCCGCATAGCGCGGCAGATAGGAGACCAGACGATCCTTTAGGCCTAAACCATGTTTCTTGCGATAGTGGTGCAGGAACTCGACCTTCATCCGCGCCATGTCGACGCCGGTCGGGCATTCCCGCTTGCAGCCCTTGCAGGAGACGCAGAGCTCCATCGTCTCCTTCATCTCCTCGGAGACCAGCGCCTCGGGTCCGAGCTGGCCGGAGAGCGCGAGGCGCAGCGTGTTGGCGCGGCCTCGCGTCAGGTCCTTCTCGTTCTGCGTCGCGCGGAAACTCGGACACATCACGCCCGCGTCGCGTTTCCGGCAGGCGCCGTTGTTGTTGCACATCTCGACGGCGCCGGAGAAACCGCCCCACTCGGACCAGTCGAGCGCGGTCTCCAGCTTCATCGGCGCGTAGCCCGGCTTGAAACGGAAGAGCGAGCGGTCGTCCATCTTCGGCGGATTGACGATGCGACCCGGATTCATCGTGCCGGCCGGGTCGAACGCCTGCTTCACGTCGCCAAACGCCTTCACCAGGCGCTGGCCGAACATCTTCTCGTGGAACTCGGAGCGGACGATGCCGTCGCCATGCTCGCCGGAGTGCGAGCCCTTGTATTCGCGGACCATGTCGAAGGCGGCCTCGGCGATCGCGCGCATGCGCTTCACGTCGCCTTCCTCCTTCATGTTCAACACCGGGCGGACATGCAGGCAGCCGACGGAGGCATGGGCGTACCAGGTACCGTGCGTGCCGTGGCTCTCGAACACTTTCGTCAGCCTGTCGGTAAATTCCGCCAGATCCTCAAGCGGCACGGCGCAGTCCTCGATGAAGGAGACCGGCTTCCCGGCCTGCTTCATCGACATCATGATATTGAGACCCTGCTTGCGTACCTCGCCGATGGTTGCCTGCAGCCTCACGTCGGTCGCATCCACGACCGCGTCCGGATAGCCGAGATCGGCCATCAGGACTTCGAGCTCGCGAAGCTGCGCGACACAGGCGGCGTGATCCTCGCCGGCGAATTCGACCACGAGGACAGAGTCCGGCTCGCCCTTCACGAACTCGGCGATCATCGGCTTGAAGATCGGGATGTCGCGCGCGAGCTCGATCATGTTGCGGTCGATCAGCTCCACCGCGTGCGGCTTCAGCTTTACGATGTGCTGGGTCGCGTCCATCGCCTTGTAAAAGGTCGGGAAATGACAGACGCCCATGACCCGGTGGGTCGGGATACGATGCAGTTTCAGCTCGATCTGCCGGAAGGCGGCGAGCGTGCCTTCCGAGCCGACCAGCATGCTGGCCATATTGTGCCCTGCAGGATCGACCGAATTGATGTTGTAGCCGCCGACCCGGCGCATAAGCTTCGGGAACTTCTCCGCGATCTCCGCCGCCTCACGTCCGGCGATGGCACGCATCTCCTGCACCAGGTCGCGGTAGCGCGGCTCAGCCTCGATGGCGCCGAGATTGCCCGGCACCGGGCCGAAATGGAGCTGTTCCCCTGTCGGCAGCACAGCGTCGATGGAGAGCACGTTGTCGACCATAATGCCGTAATGGATCGAGCGCCCGCCGCAGGAATTGTTCGCCGTCATACCGCCAATGGTGGCCCGGCTGGCGGTCGAGACATCTACCGGAAAGAAGAGGCCGTAGGGCTTCAGTGCCGCATTCAGATGATCCAGCGCGATCCCCGGCTCGACCACGGCGCGCATATTCTCCGGGTCGATCTCGACGATGCGGTTGAGATGCTTGGAACAGTCCATCACCAGCGAGTGGTTCACGGTCTGTCCGCACTGGCTGGTGCCGCCGCCGCGCGGCAACAAGGAGACGCCGGCCTCCCGGCCGATCTCCATCGCTGCGATCAGATCGTCCTGGGTGCGCGGCACGACCACGCCGACCGGCTCGACCTGGTAGATCGACGCGTCGGTCGAATAGCGCCCGCGGGAGAAGCGGTCGAACAGCACTTCTCCTTCGAGCGCGCGGTCGAGACGCGCGGCCAGAGTCCCGTCATGTGACGACGCGGCGGTCATCTCTTGCTCCTGACATCAGCGATGGGCGAAGTCTGGCGGCTACTTCCACCATGACAAATCGACTTCCACGATGCGGCAGCATGCCGGATCTGTCAGTCGCGCGCGTGCGCCTTTTCGAAGTCCCATACATCGCCGAAGCCCATGGTGCGGGAAAAGGCTCCGAAATCGTCCAGCTTCTGCGACGCGCCAAGACTGGATCCGGTTTCCTTCAGACGCCCGTAGACGGAGCGGAGCGCCGCTCCCATGGCAAGGAACCCCGTGCCCGGATAGATCGCCATGGAATAGCCGAGACCGGTATATTCCTCGGCGCTCAGCACCGGAGTCTTGCCGCCCTCGACAACATTGACCAGCAGTGGCTTGTCGAAGCTGGAACAAATCTTTTCCATCTCCTCGACCGATTCCGGCGCCTCGATGAAGAGGATATCCGCCCCCGCCTTGGCGAAAGCCTCGCCCCGGCGCAGCGCCTCGTCGAGACCGTAGTTGGTCCGGGCATCGGTACGGGCCACGATGGCGAAGTCCGAACTGTCCCGGCTTTCCGCCGCGACCTTGATCTTTTCGACCATATCCTCCAGCGGGATCACCTTGCGGTTCGGCGTATGGCCGCATTTCTTCGGAAATTCCTGGTCCTCGAGCTGGATCCCGGCCGCGCCCGCGCGCTCATAGCCGCGCACCGTGTGCTGCACGTTGAGCAGCCCGCCGTACCCGGTATCTCCGTCCGCAACCAGCGGTGCGGAGACCGCGTCGGCCAGTACCTTCACGCGGCCGACCATGTCGGTATAGCTGGCGAGGCCCGCATCCGGCAGCCCGAGATGGGAGCCGACCGCACCATAGCCGGTCATATAAAGCGCCTCGAAGCCGAACTCGTCGGCGATACGGGCGGAAATACCGTCGAAAATACCGGGGGCAATCAGCAATTTGCCCGGCTCAATCAAATCCATCAGCCGCGTCACGGCGTCTCCTCTCGATCTCTGGGTTCGAACCCTTGTTAACCGAACGATAGCGAGCCAAACTGCCGACGATCAATCCTCGCCCTTTCCACTGTCGGAAAAACTGCCTGCGCGGATTGCCCTCAATGCAACCACGGTGCCCCATGACCCAGGACCTCCTTGCCCCCGTGCTCGCCCGTATCGATGACGGTCTCGACGCGTCGGTAGACCGGCTCGTCGATGTACTCCGCATCCCCAGCATCAGCACCGACCCGAAATACGATCCGGACGTCCGGCGCGCCGCAGAATGGATGGCGGGACAGCTGACGGAGACCGGTTTCGACGCAGCGGTGCGTGATGCGGACAAACACCCGATGGTGGTCGGCCACATGAAGGGGCCGGAAGGCGCGCCGCATATCCTCTATTACGGCCATTACGACGTGCAGCCGGCCGACCCGTACGAGCTCTGGGACAGCGACCCGTTCGAGCCTGCCATCGTCGAGGCCGAGCGCGGCAAGCGGATCGTCGCCCGCGGCGCGGTGGACGACAAGGGCCAGGTGATGACTTTCATCGAGGCCTTCCGCGCCTGGATGGATGTCCACGGCTCCCTGCCGATCGGCGTCACCGTTCTGCTGGAAGGCGAGGAGGAGAGCGGCAGCGAGAGCCTCGAGCCCTTCATGACCGCCCACAAGGACGAGCTCAAGGCAGATGCCTGCGTCGTCTGCGATACTGGCATGTGGTCCGTCGATCAGCCGGCCATTACATACATGCTGCGCGGCATCGTCTCCATCGAGGTGAAGATCAAGGGCCCGAGCCGGGACCTGCATTCCGGCATGTATGGCGGCGGCGTGATCAACCCGATCAACCTGTTGGCAAAGATCCTCGGCGATTTTCACGACGAGAGCGGTCGCATTCAAATCGAGGGCTTCTATGACGATGTGCTCGCGGTCGGCGACAACGAGCTGACGCAGTGGGAGGGCCTCGGCTTCGACGAGAAGGCCTTTCTCGGCGAAATCGGCCTGTCCACCCCGGGCGGCGAGAAAGACTACTCGGCGCTGGAAAGGCTCTGGGCCCGTCCGACCCTGGACATCAACGGCATCACCGGCGGCTATCAGGAGCCGGGCGGCAAGACCGTGATCGCCGCCGAGGCGTCCGCAAAGATTACCTGCCGCCTCGTGCCGGACCAGGATCCGGAGAAGATCATCGCCGGGCTGAAGAAGTTCGTGTCGGACCGGCTTCCGGCGGACTTCACGCTGGAGATCGTACATGCGAGCGGCTTCCCGGCCCGCCGCGTGCCGACCGACTCCCCCTACCTGCAATCCGGGCTTGCCGGGCTCAAGGACGAGTACGGCAAGGACGCCCTGCTGATCGGCTGCGGCGGCTCGATCCCGGCCGTCGGCTCGATCAAGGATCTCCTGGGGATCGACAGCCTGCTGGTCGGCTTCGGCCTTGAGGACGACCGGGTGCACAGCCCGAACGAGAAGTTCGAGCTGGTCTGCTATCACCGCGGCATCCGTTCGAATGCCGCGATCATGGCGCGGCTGGCGGGGATCAAGGGTTAAGCAACTTCTTTTCTGCATATCGACCGGGCGCCGCGGAAATGAGTCCGCGGCGTTTTTCACTGGTATTTCCGTGGGATATGAAGTATTTCCCGATTTCGAACTTGGAAACGGATCACGATGATCACGAAGGCCAGAGAGCTGCGACGAGCAAACCCGCGACGACGACGTATCGCCGCGCGTTTTGCGCTGTCCGTCACCACGCTCTAGGCCGATCCCCTCGCGGACCGGCCGCCATCAGGCCGGAAGATCCGTCCCATGATTGTCATCGAAAAAGAACAGGCCGCCGACTCGGCCGCCATCGAATCCCTGCTGGATGTCGGCTTCGGCGCCGACCGGACGGGCAAGACCGTCTACCAGCTCCGCCAAGGCCCGGCCCTGCCGGATCTCAGTCTCGTCGCGCGCACGGGGTTCGAGGCGGGTCTGGGCGCCTCGATCCGCTATTGGGCGATCGATGTGGAAAATTACGGGGAGGTTCTCCCCGCCCTCGTGCTCGGTCCTCTGGTGGTCGACCCGGCCCTGCAGGGCAAGGGACTGGGGCGCACCCTCGTCGCCCGCTCGCTCGAGGAGGCGGACCAAGCGGGCTGGAACCTCTGTCTCGTGGTCGGCGAACCCTCC includes these proteins:
- a CDS encoding calcium-binding protein — translated: MASLPGGFDPALNLNIDTEQSILIRDFLDQIGVSESSVEEFTAPGSDVADGSEGLTPVLLPADMPYAAANVAADQQISIILNPDASDGSVLIIQGEGHARIRGGDGNDKIQGGSGNDTVTGGLGDDQLRGGAGDDEVFGGIGDDLIYGNKGNDTIGSDEGADRFFGGQGNDEIAGGNDDDILAGNRDADLLYGNSGFDILYGNQQDDTLFGGAGDDTLYGGQNADTLIGGRGDDALHGNLGGDQFVFQSNSGVDVIYDFVAGTDMILVASNINGLQVTEASDLLDRISSDATGNAVIDFGSGNLVTIDGLSATDLANDIASYITIN
- a CDS encoding type I secretion system permease/ATPase, which gives rise to MNSTAPDAGSYDPAARLLLAKCAPGLALGLALSFAISLTMFIPPLYMLKLFSDVTTSGSIATVTGLSILALGAVLLFCVLDYLRHCTYHRLAAWFALRLGEQMLEPIAARALDRSETATGLIGDVNLVRDFVSGGALTAGLELVWTPMFFFALFLLHPYFGWLGLASGAGLLTLAIVNELLTRRAAAETTARAGAAYREIGSALNFPETLEAMGMLRRLGGRWRKLNLAMITANIRCAHRHSISMSAAKGLRMSLQIAVFGGGMLLVIDQSASVGTLIAASIILVRALAPLEQLLDRWRLWGAAGGAMRRLSKALDMPPRIVRGTMTLPRPCRSLDLKRVVFVPPGSRQPVIRGVSLHLEFGSFVCIAGAAAAGKTTLLKLIAGMWVPSAGALTLDGHDTHSWNRENFGRHVGYLPQSLQLFGPSVRAAITRLSEDTSDQVIEAARRAGIHDAIGRLPKGYDTDLDTALPLLSDGQRQQLAIARAFYGSPALLLLDEPDASLDQAAAQALAASLRAFARQGHLVLVSSHRTDMLRAADTVVLLDQGSVLKIASPRPVSQQRELPLQAIPEMAPTPETVEA
- a CDS encoding HlyD family type I secretion periplasmic adaptor subunit gives rise to the protein MTDLATTRLPDRPRVGRLALGALLAILLFVAGVALWSRLVPINAAILADGRITVQSYRKDIQTREGGRIDQILVKEGAAVSAGDPLLRLDPSQAWSEHDIIRDRLMQTLGRTARLNASLIGADAPDWPAELTGDHASPESARVMTIEATLFEAWERERAGKERVLERRIAELREEAASLAAELRSTDRQLPMIEEETADVATLLSKGLERKPRLLALKRARESLIGERNALRRRIAQAEENLAAAKLNLTAFRSQQKTELAEALTEASNEIATLRQQLKSARDRLRNTELRSPVAGEIVDLAFHTVGGVAAPGETIMSIVPRADELVVDARVRAGDIDGIYRGQLAEVRIGAYRWRNRPPLAARVIRVSADLLEDPATGRQYYEARLRFEAGGETADLKTGMAADIAFLTEERTAADYLLGPVGRELFRGFREP
- a CDS encoding pyridoxal-phosphate-dependent aminotransferase family protein, with the protein product MTYKSGPHFLQIPGPSHVPGRILHAIGQPTIDHRGPEFQKLANEVLAKVKPIFKTECPVVIFPSSGTGAWEAALVNTMNPGDRVLMFETGQFSTLWSELATRVGLKPEVIPGDWRHGVDAAAIEERLKADKAHEIKGVCVVHNETSTGVTSNIRAVRKAIDAAKHPALLLVDTISGLGSADYRHDEWGADVTISGSQKGLMLPPGLSFNAVGPKALKASEKATINRSYWDWQHQIGMNKDGWFPYTPATNLLYGLKEACDMMMEEGLENVFARHDRWAEATRRAVKTWGLEVLCQNADEYSPVLTAVLMPDGHDADKYREVVLDKFDMSLGSGLGKVKGKVFRIGHLGYFNDLMLMGTLSGVEMGLAVAGVPHKKGGAQAAMEYLTGNA
- a CDS encoding FAD-binding and (Fe-S)-binding domain-containing protein is translated as MTAASSHDGTLAARLDRALEGEVLFDRFSRGRYSTDASIYQVEPVGVVVPRTQDDLIAAMEIGREAGVSLLPRGGGTSQCGQTVNHSLVMDCSKHLNRIVEIDPENMRAVVEPGIALDHLNAALKPYGLFFPVDVSTASRATIGGMTANNSCGGRSIHYGIMVDNVLSIDAVLPTGEQLHFGPVPGNLGAIEAEPRYRDLVQEMRAIAGREAAEIAEKFPKLMRRVGGYNINSVDPAGHNMASMLVGSEGTLAAFRQIELKLHRIPTHRVMGVCHFPTFYKAMDATQHIVKLKPHAVELIDRNMIELARDIPIFKPMIAEFVKGEPDSVLVVEFAGEDHAACVAQLRELEVLMADLGYPDAVVDATDVRLQATIGEVRKQGLNIMMSMKQAGKPVSFIEDCAVPLEDLAEFTDRLTKVFESHGTHGTWYAHASVGCLHVRPVLNMKEEGDVKRMRAIAEAAFDMVREYKGSHSGEHGDGIVRSEFHEKMFGQRLVKAFGDVKQAFDPAGTMNPGRIVNPPKMDDRSLFRFKPGYAPMKLETALDWSEWGGFSGAVEMCNNNGACRKRDAGVMCPSFRATQNEKDLTRGRANTLRLALSGQLGPEALVSEEMKETMELCVSCKGCKRECPTGVDMARMKVEFLHHYRKKHGLGLKDRLVSYLPRYAEAASRFDYLANARDVVPGLKGLSEWLLGFSAKRSLPVWSDAPFSGAEAEGGDPDESDGRDVVLLNDTFSTYFEPENLRAALRVLQRLGYRVHVVDPRAEGGRHLCCGRTFLASGLVDEAKTEARRMIAAYLPYIRRGIPVVGLEPSCLFTLRDEFKAMLPGAETDLVAEHALLFEEFIAREQKAGKISASFKPVARKALVHGHCHQKAFAAMGAVESALRLVPGMEVEVINSSCCGMAGAFGYEKKNLEVSMAMAERDLLPAVRAADGDTVLVADGTSCRHQIKDGAAREAVHVATILDRALA
- a CDS encoding isocitrate lyase/PEP mutase family protein encodes the protein MTRLMDLIEPGKLLIAPGIFDGISARIADEFGFEALYMTGYGAVGSHLGLPDAGLASYTDMVGRVKVLADAVSAPLVADGDTGYGGLLNVQHTVRGYERAGAAGIQLEDQEFPKKCGHTPNRKVIPLEDMVEKIKVAAESRDSSDFAIVARTDARTNYGLDEALRRGEAFAKAGADILFIEAPESVEEMEKICSSFDKPLLVNVVEGGKTPVLSAEEYTGLGYSMAIYPGTGFLAMGAALRSVYGRLKETGSSLGASQKLDDFGAFSRTMGFGDVWDFEKAHARD
- a CDS encoding dipeptidase; protein product: MTQDLLAPVLARIDDGLDASVDRLVDVLRIPSISTDPKYDPDVRRAAEWMAGQLTETGFDAAVRDADKHPMVVGHMKGPEGAPHILYYGHYDVQPADPYELWDSDPFEPAIVEAERGKRIVARGAVDDKGQVMTFIEAFRAWMDVHGSLPIGVTVLLEGEEESGSESLEPFMTAHKDELKADACVVCDTGMWSVDQPAITYMLRGIVSIEVKIKGPSRDLHSGMYGGGVINPINLLAKILGDFHDESGRIQIEGFYDDVLAVGDNELTQWEGLGFDEKAFLGEIGLSTPGGEKDYSALERLWARPTLDINGITGGYQEPGGKTVIAAEASAKITCRLVPDQDPEKIIAGLKKFVSDRLPADFTLEIVHASGFPARRVPTDSPYLQSGLAGLKDEYGKDALLIGCGGSIPAVGSIKDLLGIDSLLVGFGLEDDRVHSPNEKFELVCYHRGIRSNAAIMARLAGIKG
- a CDS encoding GNAT family N-acetyltransferase — encoded protein: MIVIEKEQAADSAAIESLLDVGFGADRTGKTVYQLRQGPALPDLSLVARTGFEAGLGASIRYWAIDVENYGEVLPALVLGPLVVDPALQGKGLGRTLVARSLEEADQAGWNLCLVVGEPSYYEPYGFIPAEPYGFELPGPVEQRRFQVRGAPALLERLHAAPVSRPVRPWSGTAKGVEELTGAIRAA